A region of the Phycisphaerae bacterium genome:
GGGGGGTGGGATGGTATTGGCCGGGGATGGCTTTGACGGAACGAACCCATGGCTTGGAGGCGGGAACCGCGTTTCTGACCGCGCCAGAGGGGTTTGGTGCCTGATTTGGAGAAAGTCTTTGCGCCAAACGAAGCCAATTGGCGGGCTGGAGACGGTTGTGGTCTTTCCGCTCGCGGGCGGGTTTGACTGCTGAGCGGTGATTGCGGTTGGCCAAACGAAGCCATTTGCGTCTCTTTCCGGGGCCGACATCCGGGGGTTTAGGGGTTCCCGGGTGCTGATCGGTGCGGGGTAGGGCCAAGCTGGTTCTTGGTGTGAATAACACGTCGGCTGTCCCGGGGAGGGTTGTTGCCCAGTTGGCTGAGGTTAAAGGGTGCTGTTCTCCAGGGGCTCATGTCGTTTGCCAGGGCCTTTGCCTGCGGTTGACGGTGCTTGCGTTTTTCGCTGCTCGGCGGCGGATGGGCTTCTGTTGCTGGTGGTGGTGGTTCTGCCGGTGTCGAGGCGGCGCCGGTGGTGGTGCTGGCTTGTGGTCGGCTTTGTCGAGGTCAGCTGTTGGCTGGTGGCGGATGGGTGGTCAGACGGGTGGGGCGGCGTCGAGATCGACGTTGGCCAGTTCGGCCATGACGGCGGCGTACCAATTCTCGCCGAAGCGTCGGCGTCCGTGGAGGCAGACCGCGCCTGCCGCGATGGGGGCGATACGGGTGGCGGTGGTGAGGAAGGGGAGTGCGGCGTCGGGCGTATCTGGCAGGGCGACCATGGCCTCGTGCTCGTGGTCCTGGTCGTGGGCGATTCGCGTTTCCAGCTTGGAGCGGCAGAGGGCGAGTTGGGCGTCGAAGATGAGTTCGGGCTGGCGGATCCAGGCGTCGCGGATGAGCCCGATGCAGACCAGGTTGGCGACCTCGTTGGTTGTGACCATGAGTTCCTCGCTCAGCTCGCGGCGAAGACTGGCGAAGGCATCGAGGGTGCCGTCGGGCCGGCGTTCATCGGCTTCGAGGCTGCCGCCGAACGTGTGGATGTAGCCGGCATGGCAAGCGACGCGGTGGCTGCGGCGGCCGTAGAGCAGCCAGCCGTCGGAGGTAATGACCGTGGCGGTTGTGCCGATCGGGTTTCCGAAGTATTCCCAGCCCAGCTTGTCGCCGAGGGGGTAGTTGACGTAATTGGTGCCCATGAAGTTGGCGTAGTCGGTGGGTCCGACCTGGATGGTCAGGGTGTGGTCGACGATTTCGTGGTGGAGGAGTCGAGCCAGCTGGCCGTTGAACAGTTTTCGTCCCTCGCGCCGGGCCTGCTCGTGGAACTGTGTCCACGCCTGTGCGACCAGGGTATCGATGGTCGGGTGTGGTGGCCGGGGTTGGTCGCGCCACAGGAGGCGAAGGTTGTCGGGGGTGAAGTGGCCGAAGACGTCGACGGTGAACACGGGACGAGGCATTGAGACGATCATAACCGTTGGGGCGAGGAAGCGGTACGGATCTGTTTTCCGGGTTGGGGGTTATCGACCGGGGCGGGGGCTGCCGTGCGTGTCCGGCCGGCTCAGGAGGGGGGTTTCTTCTCCGGCTCACCGCCGGGCGAGGATGATCCCGCTTCGGCGAGGGTGGTTTTGATCAACTCACGGAGGACCCGATCGCCGTCTTTGGTCAGGACCATCTCGATTTGCAGGGCCAGCACCGGGGCGGGCCATTGGGGGTTCAGGCGCATGAGTTTGACGGCGTCTTTTTCGGTGGTCACGATGGCGTCGAGCTGCTCCTCTTGTACCCACCTTTCAAGGCTTTTTACATCCTTGGACCGGTATGGATAGTGGTCGGGCACGAACTGATTGGCGAGCGGGTGGATGTTCAGGTTTTCGAGTGTCTGGACGAAGGTCTCGGGGCGGGCGATTCCGGCCAGGCATCCGATTCGCCGGTATTTGCCGGGATGGGTTTGCTGGCCGCTCAGATCGACGAAGCCTGCCGGGCGGTGGACGGCCTGGAGGATGGGCACCTCGGCTCTGGCTCGCCGGCGGAGAGTCTGCTCGATGGTGGTGAGCTGGTCGGGGGTGACCTGATCGGTTCGGGTGATGATCAGGACATCGGCTCGAGCGAGGCCGGCCAGGGGTTCGCGGAGCAGTCCGCGGGGGAGGACAT
Encoded here:
- the lpxK gene encoding tetraacyldisaccharide 4'-kinase, whose translation is MNLSSSYVDLISGQRRGLAATAARAGLLGLSLPYQGLLRIRNHWYDHLAMPRWLEIPVISIGNLTVGGTGKTPMAVWVCHHLIQHGRKPAVLCRGYKASTQDFADEAVMMSRQCPQAVVIAHPDRFAAGQLAITEYGATAAVLDDGLQHRRISRDLEIVLIDATRPFGFGYVLPRGLLREPLAGLARADVLIITRTDQVTPDQLTTIEQTLRRRARAEVPILQAVHRPAGFVDLSGQQTHPGKYRRIGCLAGIARPETFVQTLENLNIHPLANQFVPDHYPYRSKDVKSLERWVQEEQLDAIVTTEKDAVKLMRLNPQWPAPVLALQIEMVLTKDGDRVLRELIKTTLAEAGSSSPGGEPEKKPPS